The nucleotide window GGCCTGGGGAGAAACTCACTGAACCACAGGTTTGGTTTATACACTGATATTAATTTCAATGCACTCTTAGTATAAAAAGATTTCACACGGTTAATAAATTAAGAATCATTCTGAATatcttttaaagtaattattacaaaagttaAGAATCTTATCATTCATTAGTATATGAAAGTATAAATAACTTTTATACTGGAATTCGagctaattatatttttattccaaaaagaTTCATTTTGAGATTTGTAAATTGTGATTGTTTGCTGCTAGGAAAGGCTACATATAAatgatttgtttcttttattttagttgctcttgattttgtttattaataaatataggaTTTGTAATAgctcaaatttaaaaatctttAGTCACTTCCTATGTTGTTCTTGTTGATATTTGGATCAGCACTTGGCTAGTGATGAAATGATAACAGTGGTTTAGTTGTAATTTATGCAGATCAAGTGTTATATGAAGCAGCTGCTTTTGGGGCTGCAGCATTGTCATAAGAGGGGAGTTATGCATAGAGATATTAAACCTTCTAACTTGTTAGTAGATAAAAAAGGGGTGCTAAAAATTGCAGATTTTGGGCTGGCAAATTCTTTCGCTATCAAACCTGAAGGACCTTTTACAAATCGAGTGGTGACACTTTGGTATAGAGCTCCTGAACTTCTTTTAGGATCAACAGATTATGGATATGAAATTGATCTCTGGAGTGCAGGATGCTTGTTGGCCGAGATGTTCCTTGGAAGACCAATTATGCCCGGGAGGACCGAGGTAAAACTATTTGGACTGCATGAAAATAGTGAAAGAGTTTAGCTGTACACAACGATGATTGATCTGATCATTATGGAAACTTATATCAAGTCATCTCACATGCATGTTAAAGTAACTAACTGATTTTTGCCCCTTTTCAtggagaaattattacatggtCTAGGACTACTACATGTGATGTGTCTATGATCATAAATAACTTTTACATGACACGTAATTGAGTTCTTcgagaaaaaattaataaaactcaATTATGTGTTATGAGAAGATTGTCCAGGACATGATAGTTTTAGaccatataataatttctcttgTCCCCCTACTATATTTGGGTATTGACCCGAATTCTTTGAACTCATGCATTCGCACAATCATAAATCGGCATCGATGAAGATTGGATGGTTTAAATCTCAAATGCATATTTTAAGTCTGATTCATATCTTATGAATGTGTGAATGCATTTGGTACATTCTATATTAATTAAAGCTGCTAATAGAAGCTTTTTAGGGTCTGATCAGCTGCTAAGAATTTTGTGTATATAGGTTGAACAgcttcacatgattttcaaacTTTGTGGTTCACCTTCAGCGGATTACTGGATAAAAATGAAGCTAATGACAAGCTTCCGTCCACCACCACATTATAAAGCTAATTATGAAGAAAATTTCAAGGATTTTCCTTCCTCTGCCTGTGCTCTCTTGGCCACTCTTCTTGATCTAGACTCTTACTCTCGTGGCACCGCTGCCTCTGCTCTTGAAAGTGAAGTGAGTTACTTCTCTAGCTTGTTGCTAATTAATCATGCTTCTAGTTACTTTTATGTGCACTTAGATgtgtttttatttgataatgaaTGACTTAGAGACTGTAATAGTGTCTGAAATTAAACTCTTgcaataaacataaatatttttaatatctatAACAAAtatttggttgatattttttatttgatgaagAGGACGTTTAAGGAAGATTAGAAGTGCTCCTTTgataaaataagataactaCTGTCTTTCCATTGTTCCTTACCTTAGTCTTCGCTTTTCAACACGAAGAACATCATCATTAATTGACACTAAGATCAAGTCCTGAATTAGCCACTTGATATTTGAAAGTTAGCAAGGTTTTCTTACTAAATTTGCAAGTTATAAACTTTCAAAAGTTTgaagaacaaaatagaatttttatgtgccgtaaaaacattatttgaaaattgaaattgctATATGCTAAGGGTTGACTGCTTACAGTTTTTCACGTCAAGTCCATTAGCATGTGACCTTTCAGCGCTACCAGTGATCTACAAAGACGACGGCGAACGCTCACAAACAAAGAGACGCAAAAGGTATGCTATCAGTTTAGAACTAAGAAGCTTTGTCTTTCACACAAGTGTGAACCAAATTATGTGCTATTGATATATTAACTGTTGGTTTtgtggaggaaattataaaaaacagaggagagaagagagacaatacgtatgcagaggaaataaaattattctattctaattcaaattgttctcagcaacgatacaataaatagcaaaagataaactaattagataacaagatattaacaaaacagaatattaaaactaacttgctccttaaagatagGAACCACTTATTAACTAGGCTAATCTATTAAAACTgacttactcctaaaatatagggaatcaacttatttactaaatcctattttaaaaattgaaaaataaaatattatacagttacaaaagtatatcttcaacactcctccttgcttTTGGAACTGCAAACTCCAATTCTTTAAGTTCAAGTTTGTTGATAGGTAGTGACTTTGTAAACATGTCAGCCAGTTGATCTTTAGACTTACAATAAATTAAGTTCACTTCACCACTTTGTTGcatctttatcaaataatagaacttgatgttgaaatgtttagtCTTCCCATGACACACGGGATTGTTTGCAATAGCAATGACTACTTGATtatcaacaaaaatttcaattttgttctttttgagCAAATAGAATATTTGACCTTGTTGAAGTGAGATACATTAGACATCCAATCAAGCTCCCATAATATCcttcatcaatgttatcaacaccttctttcttgctgaacttctccttttgattcattggAGTGCTAACAGATTTGCATTCCtccatttgaaacttcttcaaattttcttttgcatatttccttttttccaTGTTTAGCATTCTTTCAAGACGGCAATGATCAAGTCTCTTGTGCTTGAATTCCGTGGGTGTGACTTGAGTGAAATAGGTTGTATGCTCCTCCTCTGCTGGATCAAATGAGAAgcttttacctttcattttaacccttagaacttcccggccaaaattgtcatagataaagcaatgttgatgttcaaaggacactttaaatccctttttaatcaactgacctacacttagcaagttttggtcaatgttaggtacataaagaacatctaatattaatttgatacctgaacacgttgaaattgcaacagttccttttccttttacagGAATATAGCCACCATTCCCAATTCTGACCTTTGAGACATTAGTTGGCTTCAAATCCTTGAATAAAGTCTTATCATATGTCATGTGGTTCGTACAACCACTATCAATCAACCAACTTTCACTTGATTCACTACTCAAGAAGCATGTGGCCACAAACAGTTGGTCCTCTTCTTCTTGATTAGCAATCTGAGCTCCCTCATCATGGTGATTTTTGTTGGCGCAGATCACCGCTTCATGCCCTATCTGGTTGCACTTGTTACATTTTGCATCTGGTCTCCTCCAACATTTGAAAGGTGCATGACCTTTTTGCCACAATGTTGACAAggtggataatttttctttttatccttacatttgttttggttgtttgcactATTTTCGCTGCTTGCTGGTTGGttcttcttgaaaaaatcctttttgttttcatcaaCTTCATGATGTTTGGCGGGCAAAGCACCTTCGACAACACTATCTTGCCTCATCAACCTTCGCTGCTCTTGAGCTTGCAGGGCGTGTAGCACTTCTGCCAATGTGATTTTCGACAGATCCTTTGTGTTCTCCAATGAAGCTATAGATGCTTCATACCTCTCCGGCACCGTTACCAAAATTTTCTCTACAATTCTCGAATCAGCAAAATCACTTCCCAACAACTTTATCTTGTTGGCAATACCCAACAATTTGTTtgagtattctttgattgtctcTGACTCTTGCATCCTTTGAAGCTCAAATTCTCTCCTTAAATTCAGCACTTGCATGCTTCGTATTCTATCATCTCCAGCGTATTCCTCTTTCAGATAATCCCAAATTGCTTTGGGTGATTTAAGAGTCATGATTCTGATGAATATCATTTGTGAAACACCAGTGAACAAACATGACCTcgcctttgccttcttcatctttctttccttatgatttttaatttgggccatggtgggattttcaggcagcggatatatttcataatcctCTTCCACAGCATCCCATAAATCCAAAGACTCCATGTAGGATTGCATTTTCACTTCCCAAAGATCATAATTCTCtccatcaaagattggaagagttatgtggGAAAAACTTGCTTCACCTTCCATGGTAGAGGTCCCGTAAGAATAAGGCtcttgataccaattgttggttttgtggaggaaattataaaaaacagaggagagaagagagacaatacgtatgcagaggaaataaaattattctattctaattcaaattgttctcagcaacgatacaataaatagcaaaagataaactaattagataacaagatattaacaaaacagaatattaaaactaacttgctccttaaagatagGAACCACTTATTAACTAGGCTAATCTATTAAAACTgacttactcctaaaatatagggaatcaacttatttactaaatcctattttaaaaattgaaaaataaaatattatgcagttacaaaagtatatcttcaacaTTAACCATTAACTATAGTGCAGCATTGGATTTCATATTGTGGACTGATCTTGATCATTGTTTATTACTTTTCATGAAAAACTAAGGCGCAAGGGTCTGAAAAAAAAAGGGCATGTATATCAAACAAGTGCATGCAATGTGAGTCAGTCACGAAAGAACCAAACTGCTGAACAAAGCAGGAGAGATTCAGAATCAGCAAAAGAGGTGATTTCCAACCAAACAGTTTCAtcaaattatttgatatattttttcacatttaaggaacttttttaatattatgtacaATGACGGTAATGAAGTTTGAACTTAGAATCTCGTAGAAACTACTCATTCTTTTTAAAGAACTATTGTAGCTAGATATTTGCATATAGTGAAGACAAAGGTAATACTTGTATGTTTTTGGTTTTGACAACAGAAGAGTGTGGCACAAGACATGAAATGTGAAGAAACAGGGAAAAGTGGAAGCAGCACATGGTCACTCTTTATGAACGAGAGGAGCATGAATGCATCTATATCCCCCGTTTTTCTCTCCAGTGTGAGAAAATCCCCCAAAACCGAGGGCCATCCTAATGCtcttaagaacataaaaaactaTACCCTCTGGCAAGCATCTATAATTGATATGATCAATCGCAATGAACTTGGTCCCTTGCGCAAGTCCTTTTCTGCAATGGATATTCGACTTGATCCAGAGAATCTATCAAGCCTCTACGAACCAAATAAGAAGTTGGGCCACGAAATGTAACTTTCTCTGCTTGTTTtctattgtatttataatcatttgagtcACTCTTCCCTTTCGGAAGatgtgataaaaatatttaagaaataaaatttgaacaatttatAGTCTATTATAAATACTTTATTATAGACAACATTTGTAgtaataataagtatttttttacaatattattttctctttatggcTCTGTGTCAGATCATCAATCTTATCTTAACTTTCTCCCTTCTCTTCATATTTTTTCgttgcataaaaaaa belongs to Glycine soja cultivar W05 chromosome 5, ASM419377v2, whole genome shotgun sequence and includes:
- the LOC114413185 gene encoding probable serine/threonine-protein kinase At1g54610, giving the protein MGCVNTKYTPPRRNAERLKRNKEQHAPKPIITTHSSNKHVDVLEDKEIRDNTSSKVEAVATNDDKSHELANASEEKNNTARYEFVEGWPKWLVDNIPPNVLASLVPKSVDSYDKLGKVGRGTYSNVYKARDKDTGKIVALKKVRFDTSDPESIKFMAREIMILQALDHPNVMKLEGLATSRMQYSLYIVFDYMHSDLTRIISRPGEKLTEPQIKCYMKQLLLGLQHCHKRGVMHRDIKPSNLLVDKKGVLKIADFGLANSFAIKPEGPFTNRVVTLWYRAPELLLGSTDYGYEIDLWSAGCLLAEMFLGRPIMPGRTEVEQLHMIFKLCGSPSADYWIKMKLMTSFRPPPHYKANYEENFKDFPSSACALLATLLDLDSYSRGTAASALESEFFTSSPLACDLSALPVIYKDDGERSQTKRRKRRKGLKKKGHVYQTSACNVSQSRKNQTAEQSRRDSESAKEKSVAQDMKCEETGKSGSSTWSLFMNERSMNASISPVFLSSVRKSPKTEGHPNALKNIKNYTLWQASIIDMINRNELGPLRKSFSAMDIRLDPENLSSLYEPNKKLGHEM